Genomic DNA from Flavobacteriales bacterium:
GCCTTATCCGTGAGGTGCAATTCTATTTCTTTGATACCGGCCGGGTCGTTATCCCCGATGTCTCGTAGCAATGGGTTCGCTTCAAGGATCTCCTTCAGTTCCAGCTTGGCCGCTTTCAACTCGGAGATATTGTTGCTCAGAAGGGAAACAGCAACAGGGCTCCCTCCAAAATTGCTACCTCCATCGATCACCAGACTCTCAGCATTTGGGAAAGTTCCTACTTTCTCAAATATGGCATTGGCGATCTCCGAAGCACTGAAATCCCTTTCTTCTCCGGGAAGAAGATTGATGAAGAGACTGGCATTGGCCGTACCAGGGCCGATCTGTTTCCTGATATTCTCGATGACCTGCAGCGAGTCCGTTTGCCGCGCGCTGTATTCCTCATTGGTCTCCCAGGCTTTGGCCTCTACGATGGAGATCAAGGAATCTGTCACCTCGGGGTTGACCCCTTGGGGCATCTTCAGCGTGACCGAGACCCGATCACTGGCCACCACGGGGAAGAAAGTGCTGCGTATGATACCTCCCTGCATGGCGGCAAAACTCATCATCAGTAGAGCGACCATGATGGCCAGACTGATCGGCTTGTATTCCAAGGCTTTGCGCAGCAAAGGCATATAGATCCGGTTGCGCATCCAGTCCATGGCATTGTCACCCCAGACGTTGAAAACAAAGCGCTTCTGTTCCTTGGTGAGTGCTTTGGAGTGGCCCACGTGGGAAGGCAGTATGATGAATGCCTCGAAGAGCGAGAATCCCAATGTGAGCATGACTACAATGGTCACCTCCCCAAAGAATTCACCTATGCGACCATCTAAGAAGAAGAAGGTGCTGAAAGCGATCATTGTGGTGAGAATGGCCGAGAATATCGCGGGCATCACCTCCATGGTGCCATCGATGGCGGCCTTGATCCGACTCTTGCCTAAGGATTCATAGTGGTAGAAGATATTCTCAGCGATGACAATTCCATCATCGACCAGGATCCCGATCACGATGATCATCCCGAAGAGGGAGAGCACATTGATGGTCACGTCCATGGAGTTGACGAACATGAACATGCCCAAGAAGGATACCGGTAGACCGAATGCTACCCAAGCGGCCAGTCGTGGTCTAAGGAAGAGCGAGAGGAAGAGCAGTACCAGTGCCACTCCTTGCAGACCGTTCTTCAGGAGCAACTCGGTACGTTGGATAATGGTCACGCTCGAATCCCGCGTGACTTCCAATCTTAGGTTCTGGTTCTCCGCATTGAACTCCTCGATATAGGCCAAGGTCTGCTGTGCCGCAGAGATCATGTCCTCATTATTGGTGGTGCGCACTTGAATGGCCACCGATGGGGTCCCGTTGAAATAACCGCGCTCCGGAGTCTCTGACCACGTGTCTCGTATGGCTGCGATATCGCTGAGTCTCACGGTACGCCCATCACTATCCATGCGTACGATGATCTGCTCTAGTGCCTGAGCATAGTAGCCCCGATTACGTACACGGATGAGGTATTCCTCTTCATCGGTCTTGACTGTGCCACCCGTGACCAGGATATTGCTACTGGCCACTGCATTGGATACTTCAGCGAAACTCAGGCCATAGGCGCGCATAGTCTCTTCATTGAGGTCGATGCTGATCTCTTCATCGGGAAACCCGGAGATCTCTACTTGGGAGATACCCTCGAGATTCCTAAGATCCGTCTCCACCTCCCTGGCCATGTTCTTGAGGGTGGCCAGATCCACTCCTTCTCCCGTGATGACCATAGAGATGGCCTCGGTGAGGGTTTCTTGTTTGGCCACAACTGGAGGTTCCATTTCCGTGGGGAATGAAGGCACCTTGTCCACTGCATTCTTGACATCGGCCAACAGCACATCGATGTCATAGCCTTTCTCGGCCTCTACAGAGATACTCGCACTGTTCTCAGATGAGGACGAGGTGAATCGGTCTACTCCGAGGAGTCCTTTGAGGTTGTTCTCGATCTTGAGCACTACCCCTTCTTCCATCTCCTCGGGACTTGCGCCTGGATAGGCCACGGTGATGTTGATGAACTTGGAGTCCTGCAAGGGGAAGAAGCTCGAGCGCATGTTGAACATTCCGATCACACCCAGTATCGCCACCCCGAGTATCAAGGTATTGACCGCTACCGGGTAGGTTATGAAGTAGGAGATGAGCTTCTTCACTGGTCTTCTTCTTTGGTGTAAATGGCCACTTGCATGCCTTCGAAAGCATCGGGTGGGACCTGCTCCAGTATCACATCGCCATTCTTCAGACCCTTCACGATGGCATTTCCGCCTTCTATGTGGATGACCTGGATCGGTCGTATATGAAGGAGACTATCCACTACCGTGTAAAGTGCTTTCTCATCGATCAGCGTGGAACGCGAAACGACATAAGCTTCCTTTACCTGCTCTGCTTGAACGCTTACATCCACATAGGTTCCATCTTCTAGATCATCAGCCTGTACGTGCGTGAAGAAGGAGCATAACTGGGTGCTGGGATCCACTGCGCTATTGATGCGCTTGACCGTCCCGGCCCAGGAGTCTCCGCTCATGGACTCGGTGACCTCTACCTCCCGGCCCACAGAGAGTAGGTCGATGGTGCTGCGATCCACCGCGGTCTCTATTTCGTACTGCCCAGGTTTCAAGAACACACCGACTTCCGTGTTCTGTCGCAACACGGTGCCGGGGACCGCACTGGCCTCGGTAAGCACCCCGTTGAAAGGTGCCCGTACCGTGTACTTGGAGAGTTGGGCTTCTGCATTGCGAACGGTGTAGTAACTGCTCAATACACCTCTCCCGGTCAGGAATCGCTCGAGCCCTTGAGAAATGTTCTCTGGTAAAGAAGGGATACCATCCTCCGCATCGGCAGAG
This window encodes:
- a CDS encoding efflux RND transporter permease subunit, giving the protein MKKLISYFITYPVAVNTLILGVAILGVIGMFNMRSSFFPLQDSKFINITVAYPGASPEEMEEGVVLKIENNLKGLLGVDRFTSSSSENSASISVEAEKGYDIDVLLADVKNAVDKVPSFPTEMEPPVVAKQETLTEAISMVITGEGVDLATLKNMAREVETDLRNLEGISQVEISGFPDEEISIDLNEETMRAYGLSFAEVSNAVASSNILVTGGTVKTDEEEYLIRVRNRGYYAQALEQIIVRMDSDGRTVRLSDIAAIRDTWSETPERGYFNGTPSVAIQVRTTNNEDMISAAQQTLAYIEEFNAENQNLRLEVTRDSSVTIIQRTELLLKNGLQGVALVLLFLSLFLRPRLAAWVAFGLPVSFLGMFMFVNSMDVTINVLSLFGMIIVIGILVDDGIVIAENIFYHYESLGKSRIKAAIDGTMEVMPAIFSAILTTMIAFSTFFFLDGRIGEFFGEVTIVVMLTLGFSLFEAFIILPSHVGHSKALTKEQKRFVFNVWGDNAMDWMRNRIYMPLLRKALEYKPISLAIMVALLMMSFAAMQGGIIRSTFFPVVASDRVSVTLKMPQGVNPEVTDSLISIVEAKAWETNEEYSARQTDSLQVIENIRKQIGPGTANASLFINLLPGEERDFSASEIANAIFEKVGTFPNAESLVIDGGSNFGGSPVAVSLLSNNISELKAAKLELKEILEANPLLRDIGDNDPAGIKEIELHLTDKAYSLGLGLSDVIGQVRAAFNGQQVQRFQRGEDEIIVWVRYEREGRSEIEDLDQMRILTPSGDRIPLSELASYSIGRGDVTINHLDGKREIRVDADLKNPKEGASAIVQEIKDVHMPYLKAKYPSISALYEGQNREAAKTQTSAQKTFPIILLLIYIVIAFTFRSFSQPLILIVMIPFAFIGVGWGHWIHDFPVNMLSMLGIIALIGIVVNDGLVFIAKFNSFLKEGLSYEDALLRAGESRFRAIFLTSITTIAGLSPLIFETSRQAQFLIPMAISIAYGIGIATVLTLIMLPLLLSLSNQLKVHVLWLWEGKRPSRESVERAIQEISAEKEAQDNE
- a CDS encoding HlyD family efflux transporter periplasmic adaptor subunit, producing the protein MKKRQLIIIAVALAIIVLARLASNFIGTPPERPAPTPVEKVNTVFVDTVALAEIPISIRSTGRVEAIDRVVLYSEVQGMMLPDGGRFRAGNRFKRGDVLFRIRSNDQRAAVVSARSSFLQTLSTVMADIRLDHPDEYPNWDAFLTSADAEDGIPSLPENISQGLERFLTGRGVLSSYYTVRNAEAQLSKYTVRAPFNGVLTEASAVPGTVLRQNTEVGVFLKPGQYEIETAVDRSTIDLLSVGREVEVTESMSGDSWAGTVKRINSAVDPSTQLCSFFTHVQADDLEDGTYVDVSVQAEQVKEAYVVSRSTLIDEKALYTVVDSLLHIRPIQVIHIEGGNAIVKGLKNGDVILEQVPPDAFEGMQVAIYTKEEDQ